The following are encoded in a window of Sminthopsis crassicaudata isolate SCR6 chromosome 3, ASM4859323v1, whole genome shotgun sequence genomic DNA:
- the TAF1D gene encoding TATA box-binding protein-associated factor RNA polymerase I subunit D, whose protein sequence is MVSTGSLANNETDDSDSSSSLFKTQCDPISPHRRPRNVSTSIVIQSSTNTQLRDDSSESSSELEPFNLRVIFENWKKKKRRKRKYKPTGRPRGRPKGSFKTKQSLRPKKDLFRDKGFQFPLVESENGRKPLLWKKILGYEQAVARGFFNYIKEKKCESHLGEALKQLDVGEDLEKEDFAVRKYNYLDDDGSISPIEEPNVEDSELNDAIECDVKLVENSCFIISTEFPKKVKTKMKNKVLKSKNDIQEDNKGETDLPSKKKLHGETEKKWNLH, encoded by the exons ATGGTTTCAACTGGTTCGTTGGCAAACAATGAGAC TGATGACTCAGATTCCAGCAGCAGCTTATTCAAAACTCAGTGTGATCCCATCTCACCACATAGAAGACCAAGAAATGTATCTACCTCAATTGTGATACAGTCATCTACAAATACTCAATTGCGAGATGACTCAAGTGAGTCCTCTTCAGAACTGGAACCATTTAATTTGCGAgttatttttgaaaattggaagaagaaaaagagaagaaagagaaagtacaAGCCAACAGGAAGGCCAAGGGGAAGGCCAAAAGGAAGCTTTAAAACAAAGCAGTCTCTAAGACCCAAAAAGGACTTGTTTAGAGACAAAGGTTTCCAATTCCCTTTAGTAGAATCAGAGAATGGAAGGAAACCATTGCTTTGGAAGAAAATTTTAGGCTATGAG CAAGCAGTTGCAAGAggatttttcaattatattaaggaaaagaaatgtgaatCCCACCTTGGAGAAGCTTTGAAGCAGCTGGATGTTGGTGaggatttagaaaaagaagactTTGCTGTGCGAAAATATAACTATTTAGATGATGATGGATCTATTTCTCCTATAGAAGAACCCAA TGTGGAAGACAGTGAATTGAATGATGCTATTGAATGTGATGTTAAATTAGTG gagAACAGTTGTTTCATAATAAGTACTGAATTCCCCAAGAAGGtgaagacaaagatgaaaaataaagtactaaagAGTAAGAATGACATACAAGAAGATAACAAAGGTGAAACAGATTTGCCTAGTAAAAAGAAACTCCatggagaaacagaaaagaaatg GAATTTACATTGA